From a region of the Triticum aestivum cultivar Chinese Spring chromosome 7D, IWGSC CS RefSeq v2.1, whole genome shotgun sequence genome:
- the LOC123171331 gene encoding uncharacterized protein — MRGSRTDPVDINSDGSTDSSSDEHSNSSSDGCADSSSDEGMRMSSDEVMYISSDEGRHISSDEGGDTSSDESVYTSSDEGVYTSSDEDSYRSFDGGAHTTSSKGVHKRMKVKKPWKVCMSVCDRPKHYTVGYNPDSNGRWMYSKNLKMSMCARKRLSHYIKSVKPAIGHYVCEMNKTFTKAGQRMYFSTSFTKEYLVDFITTPVDGVKIKLSVGRCARRVRLINGVDNRAAITHNWSDFAKEAKLTKGEICVFSVRACKGKPEFTVHKI; from the exons ATGAGGGGATCTCGAACCGATCCTGTGGACATCAACTCTGATGGAAGCACTGACAGTAGCTCTGATGAACACTCGAATAGCAGCTCAGATGGGTGTGCTGATAGCTCCTCTGATGAAGGAATGCGTATGAGCTCCGATGAAGTGATGTACATCAGCTCTGATGAAGGAAGGCACATAAGCTCTGATGAAGGCGGGGACACCAGCTCAGATGAAAGCGTATACACCAGCTCTGATGAAGGTGTATACACGAGCTCTGACGAAGATTCATACAGGAGCTTTGATGGAGGTGCACATACCACCTCTTCTAAAG GAGTGCATAAGCGGATGAAGGTAAAGAAGCCTTGGAAGGTATGCATGTCCGTGTGTGACCGTCCTAAACATTACACAGTTG GCTATAATCCAGACTCTAATGGTAGATGGATGTATTCAAAGAATTTGAAGATGTCAATGTGTGCTCGGAAGCGTCTCAGCCACTATATTAAGTCAGTTAAGCCTGCTATTGGCCACTACGTGTGTGAGATGAACAAAACCTTTACCAAGGCTGGGCAGAGAATG TACTTCTCTACTTCCTTCACTAAAGAGTATCTGGTGGATTTCATTACCACTCCAGTTGATGGGGTGAAGATCAAGCTATCAGTTGGTCGGTGTGCAAGACGTGTTCGCCTTATTAATGGCGTGGACAACAGGGCCGCCATAACACATAACTGGAGTGACTTTGCAAAGGAAGCAAAGCTGACAAAAGGGGAAATATGTGTTTTCTCTGTTCGAGCTTGCAAAGGGAAACCAGAATTCACCGTTCACAAGATTTAG